A single Chryseobacterium sp. DNA region contains:
- a CDS encoding DUF493 family protein, producing MDILQGNQHASPEDFYESLKEKLEDHHDFPEDYLFKFIIPTDQSKLTEIYRVFDGIKFTLGNRESKNGRYTACNINAFVLDANQVVNIYKEVAKIEGVILL from the coding sequence ATGGATATATTACAAGGAAATCAACACGCAAGTCCCGAAGATTTTTATGAATCTTTAAAGGAAAAACTGGAAGATCATCACGATTTTCCGGAGGATTATTTATTTAAATTTATTATTCCTACAGACCAGTCAAAACTTACTGAGATATACAGGGTTTTTGATGGGATTAAATTTACATTGGGAAACCGCGAAAGCAAAAATGGAAGATATACAGCCTGCAATATTAATGCATTTGTGCTAGATGCGAATCAGGTAGTGAATATTTATAAAGAAGTAGCCAAGATAGAAGGCGTTATTCTATTGTAA
- a CDS encoding VOC family protein: MKLGAFSISLSVKDLQKSKEFYEKLGFTSMAGNIEQNYLIMKNGSTLIGLFQAMFDGNMITFNPGWDENAQNLESFDDVRSIQKHLIENGIEIDRKADETTSGPEHIYLKDPDGNMILIDQHR, encoded by the coding sequence ATGAAACTAGGAGCATTCTCAATCAGCTTAAGTGTAAAGGATCTTCAGAAATCTAAAGAATTTTACGAAAAATTAGGCTTTACATCAATGGCAGGAAATATAGAACAGAATTACCTGATCATGAAAAACGGATCTACCCTGATCGGTTTGTTTCAGGCAATGTTTGATGGAAATATGATTACTTTTAACCCAGGATGGGATGAAAACGCCCAGAATCTTGAATCTTTTGATGATGTGCGGAGTATTCAGAAGCATTTGATAGAAAACGGAATAGAAATTGACCGGAAAGCAGATGAAACCACTTCAGGACCGGAGCATATCTACCTTAAAGATCCTGACGGGAATATGATTTTAATAGACCAGCACAGGTAA
- a CDS encoding VOC family protein, with translation MATVNVYLTFNGNCREAFDFYKSVFGGEYPYIGTFGEMPPAEGKETAEEDKNKIMHVTLPISKETVLMGSDTGGEWASHFKAGNNFSISINAESKEEAEKLFNGLSEGGQVTMPMADTFWGAYFGMFTDKFGINWMVNYDDPSKMQQHP, from the coding sequence ATGGCAACAGTAAACGTTTATTTGACATTTAACGGAAATTGCAGAGAAGCATTCGATTTCTATAAATCCGTTTTCGGAGGTGAATATCCTTATATCGGAACTTTTGGAGAAATGCCTCCGGCGGAAGGAAAAGAAACGGCCGAAGAAGATAAAAATAAGATCATGCACGTTACCCTTCCGATTTCTAAAGAAACCGTATTGATGGGAAGTGATACCGGCGGAGAATGGGCTTCTCATTTTAAAGCCGGAAATAATTTTTCAATCTCCATCAATGCAGAATCCAAAGAAGAGGCAGAGAAATTATTTAACGGCCTTTCTGAAGGCGGGCAGGTGACTATGCCAATGGCTGATACCTTCTGGGGTGCTTATTTTGGTATGTTTACGGATAAGTTCGGGATCAACTGGATGGTCAACTACGATGATCCTTCAAAAATGCAGCAGCATCCGTAA
- a CDS encoding deoxynucleoside kinase, with protein MHIAVTGNIGAGKTTLTTMLSKHYGWDAQFEDVDHNPYLEDFYSDMSKWSFALQVYFLGSRFRQVKEIRESGKNIIQDRTIYEDAHIFAENLNDMKLLSDRDFNNYSSVFDLMKSFVSAPDLLIYLKSDVPNLVKKIYKRGREYEASISIEYLSKLNQKYEKWISNYTEGKLLIIEVDDLDFVEKPEDFGIILEKIETELHGLF; from the coding sequence ATGCATATTGCAGTTACAGGAAACATTGGAGCAGGAAAAACAACTTTGACCACAATGCTTTCCAAGCATTACGGATGGGATGCACAATTTGAAGACGTAGATCACAATCCTTATCTGGAAGACTTTTATTCAGATATGAGCAAATGGAGTTTTGCACTGCAGGTGTACTTTCTGGGAAGCAGATTCCGCCAGGTAAAAGAGATCAGGGAAAGCGGCAAAAATATTATTCAGGACCGTACCATTTATGAAGATGCACACATTTTTGCAGAAAACCTGAATGATATGAAGCTCCTTTCTGACAGGGATTTCAACAACTATTCATCGGTTTTTGATTTAATGAAGAGTTTTGTGTCTGCACCGGATCTGCTAATTTATTTAAAATCTGATGTACCCAATCTTGTAAAGAAAATTTACAAAAGAGGACGTGAATATGAAGCATCCATCAGTATAGAATACCTTTCAAAGCTCAATCAGAAATATGAAAAATGGATCTCCAATTATACAGAGGGCAAACTGCTGATCATTGAAGTGGATGACCTTGATTTTGTAGAAAAGCCGGAAGACTTCGGAATTATTCTGGAAAAAATTGAAACTGAATTACACGGTTTGTTTTAA
- a CDS encoding VOC family protein has product MIQFTGLRPILWTENIEDTIGFYIRVLGFSLAGRSDEWQWASLRRDEVYVMISQPNQHEKNHGIGFTGSFYFNVNHVDELWEDLKTKAEICYEIETFEWGMREFAIYDNNGYILQFGEPVDNIGNTE; this is encoded by the coding sequence ATGATACAGTTTACCGGGCTTCGTCCCATTCTTTGGACAGAAAACATTGAAGATACCATTGGATTTTATATCCGGGTATTGGGCTTTTCGCTGGCAGGCAGAAGTGACGAATGGCAATGGGCATCACTTCGCAGAGATGAGGTGTATGTTATGATATCCCAACCGAATCAGCATGAAAAGAACCATGGGATAGGTTTTACCGGCTCATTTTATTTTAATGTCAATCATGTGGATGAGCTTTGGGAGGACCTGAAAACAAAAGCTGAAATCTGTTATGAAATAGAAACTTTCGAATGGGGAATGAGAGAATTTGCCATATACGATAACAACGGATATATATTACAATTTGGTGAACCTGTGGATAATATTGGCAATACGGAATAA
- a CDS encoding Na+/H+ antiporter: MIHSYVIISIAVLLSVMILVMIGQKLKVAYPIFLVIAGLLISLVPGMPRIEIEPDLVFLIFLPPILFEAAWFTSWQDFHKWRKQIFSMAFGLVFLTSIVVAYLSSSIISGLTVAMGFLLGGVNSPPDAVAATSVLKHMKIPKKITSILEGESLINDASSLIVFKFALAAVISGQFIWRDAVQDFFTMAIGGIAVGVAVGFLFGALLRIIPTNSNIDTVITLIVPYIMYVGAEHFHFSGVLSVVAGGLLMSYNSHCYLSHTSRIQSGNVWSVLIFLMNTIIFILIGLELPVVVEGLTDYTFSEGIFYSIVIGGAIIGTRILYSYALMYFPRLCSKELRLKVSKPDWREPFIISFAAMRGVVSLAAALSIPAFLPNGDAFPHRNIILFVTFVIILITLVGQGLLLSPILKLLNIQDSGSELPEEKQEVILMRKLKETALHKLDNDFSELAERNSLVRHQKHKLENEMMLMADKAQCMASTGDYVTAINENKDVLRQVIQAQRNELHRMKKEKIFDDHVMRAIEMQLDFDEAKITGFSHG; encoded by the coding sequence ATGATTCACAGTTATGTTATTATATCTATTGCAGTACTGCTGTCTGTGATGATATTAGTAATGATCGGGCAGAAATTAAAAGTTGCCTATCCTATTTTTCTGGTGATTGCAGGGCTGTTGATAAGCCTTGTTCCCGGAATGCCGCGTATTGAAATAGAGCCTGATCTTGTTTTTCTTATTTTCCTTCCTCCTATTTTGTTTGAAGCTGCCTGGTTTACTTCCTGGCAGGATTTTCATAAATGGAGGAAGCAGATCTTTTCCATGGCTTTCGGACTTGTATTTTTAACTTCAATAGTGGTTGCCTATCTTTCGTCTTCCATTATTTCTGGACTTACAGTCGCGATGGGCTTCTTATTGGGCGGGGTAAATTCTCCACCGGATGCGGTAGCGGCAACCTCTGTGCTGAAGCATATGAAAATTCCCAAAAAAATCACGAGTATTCTGGAAGGGGAAAGCCTTATCAATGATGCATCCAGTTTAATTGTATTTAAATTTGCGTTAGCAGCGGTCATTTCCGGCCAGTTTATCTGGAGAGATGCCGTTCAGGACTTTTTTACCATGGCCATTGGTGGTATTGCAGTGGGAGTGGCAGTCGGTTTTCTGTTTGGAGCTTTGTTGAGAATTATTCCTACCAATTCTAATATAGATACCGTTATCACCCTTATTGTTCCCTATATTATGTATGTCGGAGCAGAACATTTCCATTTTTCCGGAGTACTTTCTGTGGTTGCAGGAGGCTTGCTGATGTCTTATAATTCCCATTGCTATCTGAGCCATACCTCCAGGATTCAATCCGGAAACGTCTGGAGTGTCCTGATATTTTTGATGAATACGATCATCTTTATTCTGATAGGGCTTGAGCTGCCGGTAGTGGTAGAAGGGCTGACTGATTATACTTTCTCAGAAGGAATTTTCTACAGCATCGTGATTGGCGGGGCTATTATCGGAACAAGAATACTATACAGTTATGCGTTGATGTATTTTCCAAGACTCTGCTCAAAAGAACTGAGGCTGAAAGTCTCCAAACCGGACTGGAGGGAGCCTTTTATCATTAGCTTTGCCGCAATGAGGGGAGTGGTTTCACTGGCCGCAGCATTGTCTATTCCTGCTTTTTTGCCTAACGGAGATGCATTTCCGCACCGAAATATTATTTTATTTGTAACTTTCGTCATTATACTGATCACTCTGGTAGGACAGGGACTTCTGTTGTCACCCATCCTGAAATTATTAAATATACAAGATTCGGGAAGTGAACTGCCGGAAGAAAAACAGGAAGTGATCCTTATGCGTAAATTAAAGGAAACAGCATTGCATAAACTCGATAATGATTTTTCCGAACTGGCAGAGAGGAACAGCCTGGTGCGCCATCAAAAGCATAAGCTTGAAAACGAGATGATGCTGATGGCTGATAAAGCCCAATGTATGGCTTCCACCGGCGATTATGTGACCGCTATCAATGAGAATAAAGATGTATTGAGGCAGGTGATTCAGGCACAGAGAAATGAGCTGCACAGGATGAAAAAAGAAAAGATATTTGATGATCATGTCATGAGAGCGATTGAAATGCAGCTGGATTTTGATGAAGCTAAGATTACCGGATTTTCTCATGGTTAA
- a CDS encoding bestrophin family protein, giving the protein MHSGKRFGAREFITWTRRSIYALTLLSAIPTVLYSFGWTFLSVPWQPIAIMGTAVAFIVGFKNNASYSRLWEARQIYGAIINDSRSFGYILRDSLASKDPHKVQEMFLRHYAWLTALRFQLREPRAWENMDTAQFDEYAQKYDVPERLTRLDDELKKYLSGAELQYIISKKNRATQLMARQSKELSGAYRKGEINDFQWTQINQQLVKFTDSQGKAERIKNFPYPRNFSSITTYLLLLFIVFVPFGLLKEFDKLGEGTIVEGWTLWFNIPFSLLVTWCFHTLDSVGEASVNPFEGSPNDVPITQISRTIEIDMRDMLDEPDLPPAITPKNNIVL; this is encoded by the coding sequence ATGCATTCAGGAAAAAGATTTGGGGCGCGGGAGTTCATTACCTGGACGAGACGCAGTATTTATGCCCTGACCCTATTATCAGCGATTCCTACCGTCCTGTATTCTTTTGGCTGGACATTCCTTTCCGTTCCATGGCAGCCCATTGCGATTATGGGAACGGCAGTTGCATTCATCGTAGGGTTTAAAAATAACGCGAGCTACAGCAGGCTTTGGGAAGCCAGGCAGATTTACGGAGCGATCATCAATGACAGCCGGAGTTTCGGATATATCCTAAGAGATTCCCTCGCTTCTAAAGATCCCCATAAAGTACAAGAAATGTTCCTTCGTCATTATGCATGGCTGACGGCTTTACGGTTTCAGCTTCGTGAACCCAGAGCCTGGGAAAATATGGATACCGCCCAGTTTGATGAATATGCCCAAAAATATGATGTTCCGGAAAGGCTTACCCGACTGGATGATGAGCTGAAAAAATACCTATCCGGAGCTGAACTTCAATATATTATAAGCAAAAAGAACAGGGCTACACAATTGATGGCCCGTCAAAGCAAAGAATTATCCGGGGCATATCGAAAAGGGGAAATCAATGATTTTCAATGGACGCAGATCAATCAACAGCTGGTAAAATTCACAGACAGCCAGGGAAAAGCTGAAAGGATTAAAAATTTTCCGTATCCAAGGAACTTTTCTTCTATCACCACGTATCTTTTGCTTTTGTTTATTGTTTTTGTACCCTTTGGATTGCTGAAAGAGTTTGATAAATTAGGGGAAGGAACAATAGTAGAAGGATGGACGCTTTGGTTTAATATTCCATTCTCCTTATTGGTAACATGGTGTTTTCATACTTTAGACAGTGTGGGAGAGGCTTCTGTAAATCCTTTTGAAGGAAGTCCGAATGATGTCCCGATCACTCAGATCAGCCGTACTATAGAAATTGATATGAGGGATATGCTGGATGAACCCGATCTTCCGCCGGCGATTACTCCAAAGAATAATATTGTCCTTTAA
- a CDS encoding GNAT family protein, giving the protein MMIELLPFNIENAEELISKIRDERILLQFAGPAYHFPLTKEQLNGDLADENRMLFRIVDTASQNTIGHAQLLVKEKTFLLGRILIWDESNRGKGYGKKTVRQLLEYGFSHFDQQTAELNVYDWNKGAIECYKKAGFDIDPEMKSEVRIEDEIWLSINMKIAKETFELQKS; this is encoded by the coding sequence ATGATGATTGAATTATTGCCTTTTAATATTGAGAATGCTGAAGAACTGATTTCAAAGATCAGGGATGAAAGAATACTTCTTCAGTTTGCCGGTCCGGCCTATCATTTCCCATTGACCAAAGAACAGCTGAACGGAGATCTGGCCGATGAAAACCGGATGCTGTTCAGAATAGTGGATACGGCCAGTCAGAACACGATCGGTCATGCCCAGCTGTTGGTGAAAGAAAAAACATTTCTGCTCGGAAGAATTCTGATCTGGGATGAAAGCAACAGGGGAAAGGGCTATGGTAAAAAAACAGTCCGGCAGCTTCTGGAATATGGATTCAGTCATTTTGATCAGCAAACAGCCGAGCTTAATGTCTATGACTGGAATAAAGGAGCTATTGAATGCTATAAAAAAGCAGGATTTGATATCGACCCAGAAATGAAAAGCGAAGTCAGGATAGAGGACGAAATATGGTTGTCTATCAATATGAAGATCGCAAAGGAAACTTTTGAACTACAGAAATCATGA
- a CDS encoding DUF2490 domain-containing protein gives MRKVFTELAFTVLGLASVSTFAQKSDLGAWYMYFGNNKISKKLNWHNEVQYRNFDAIGDLEQLLIRTGIGYDLTENNNNVLLGYGFILSQPYVNGEKKENIEHRIFQQYITKQKFGRIYLQHRYRLEERFLEDDFRMRFRYMLGVNIPITQKEMLPKTLYASVYNELFLHFNSPVFDRNRVYGALGYVINKNMRIEAGYMNQIQENRNRGQIQIGFYNNIPFTKN, from the coding sequence ATGAGAAAGGTTTTTACGGAGTTGGCATTCACGGTATTAGGATTGGCTTCAGTAAGTACATTTGCCCAGAAAAGTGACCTGGGTGCCTGGTATATGTATTTTGGAAATAATAAGATCAGCAAAAAATTAAACTGGCATAATGAGGTTCAGTACAGAAACTTTGATGCCATAGGGGATTTGGAGCAGCTTTTAATCCGTACAGGTATTGGCTATGATCTGACTGAGAATAACAATAATGTTTTGCTGGGATACGGTTTTATTCTGAGCCAGCCTTATGTGAACGGGGAGAAAAAAGAGAATATAGAGCACAGGATTTTCCAGCAGTATATTACAAAACAGAAGTTTGGACGTATTTATCTTCAGCATCGTTACCGTCTGGAAGAACGTTTTCTGGAAGATGATTTTAGAATGAGATTCCGTTATATGCTGGGAGTGAATATTCCGATTACTCAAAAGGAAATGCTGCCAAAAACACTGTATGCATCGGTTTATAATGAGCTGTTTTTACACTTCAACAGTCCGGTTTTTGATAGAAACAGAGTCTATGGTGCTTTAGGATATGTTATCAATAAAAATATGAGAATCGAAGCGGGGTATATGAATCAGATCCAGGAAAACAGAAATCGCGGCCAGATTCAGATCGGTTTTTATAATAATATTCCATTCACGAAAAATTAA
- a CDS encoding SRPBCC domain-containing protein, which yields MNTPIIVQYKINAPMINVWKALTDKEEMKLWYFDIPDFEPEVGKEFNFYEPGGENQFHHQCEILDIVPERKLKHTWSYPDFSPLKTIVTWELFPEEDGETLVKLTHEGIENFKELGGGFSGVNFTGGWNTIIGQSLKAYVENK from the coding sequence ATGAATACACCCATCATTGTTCAGTACAAAATAAATGCCCCGATGATAAACGTTTGGAAAGCATTGACCGATAAGGAAGAGATGAAACTCTGGTACTTTGATATCCCGGATTTTGAGCCGGAAGTGGGAAAGGAATTTAATTTCTATGAGCCGGGAGGAGAAAACCAATTTCACCATCAGTGTGAAATTTTGGATATTGTTCCTGAACGGAAATTAAAGCATACCTGGTCCTACCCCGATTTTTCACCCTTAAAAACAATCGTAACCTGGGAATTGTTTCCTGAGGAGGATGGAGAAACCCTCGTAAAGCTGACTCATGAGGGAATTGAAAACTTCAAAGAGCTGGGTGGCGGGTTTTCGGGGGTGAATTTTACAGGCGGATGGAATACGATTATCGGGCAGAGTTTGAAAGCATATGTAGAGAATAAATGA
- a CDS encoding alpha-N-acetylglucosaminidase, with translation MLKIKKILFLFYLLCGASAGAQDFSAIQKIADRRFPWLKNKIIIKKIPLENHKDVFILQTENNRLKISASSVSAASRGLDWYVKYYAHQSISHLGNNVKNLDQLPVINTPVKKKSFITYRYALNYCTINYSYSFYTWEDWEKELDWMALNGVNIMLAPVGTELIWYNTLIHIGYTDAEARAFIAGPAYTAWWLMGNLDGWGGPVSIKLVQQQADLQRKILKRMSELGIEPILQGFYGMVPQSLKEKIPTAKLIDQGKWVAFRRPIILDPTTDTFARIADIYYNEIKKLYGDRVHYFGGEPFHEGGSTGGINIKKAAEDIQSAMLKNYPNSTWVLQGWQNNPSNELLSGLNKENTLIIELFGENTNNWEKRKTYNGTDFIWSNVSNFGDKSGLYGKLQRFIDEPFRIKDSEFSKNLKGVGIIPEGIYNNPVAYDLMLDLAWYETKPDLNIWLKHYTEYRYGKYNQFIFEAWKEFAQTIYSSPNVNQEGPSESIYCARPSLEIESVSSWGTRTRNYDQQRFKKAVQLFLRADREFMNSETYFTDKVDFLRQVLANKGQETYDDLLKSINEKNPQKIKQAGNKFLQMIIMQDQLTGNSRYFTLNRWLKQACDFGKSLADDTENILYNAKSQITFWGPENSPETPLRDYAHKEWNGLLGSLYFQRWKLFIDDAIKGQITAPETFYQMEVKWAKKKEMYPAVNSKSSELSELQNKIMK, from the coding sequence ATGCTAAAAATAAAAAAGATATTGTTTCTCTTTTATCTGCTTTGTGGAGCATCGGCCGGGGCACAGGATTTTTCGGCAATTCAGAAAATCGCAGACAGGAGATTCCCGTGGCTAAAGAATAAAATAATAATTAAAAAAATACCCCTGGAAAATCACAAAGATGTATTTATTCTTCAGACAGAAAACAATAGGTTGAAAATCTCAGCTTCTTCTGTGAGTGCAGCATCCCGTGGATTAGACTGGTATGTAAAATATTATGCGCATCAAAGTATTTCCCATCTTGGAAATAATGTGAAAAATCTGGATCAGCTGCCTGTGATTAATACCCCTGTAAAGAAAAAATCATTTATCACATATCGATATGCGCTTAATTATTGTACAATCAATTATTCTTACAGCTTTTATACTTGGGAAGATTGGGAAAAGGAACTAGACTGGATGGCACTTAATGGAGTCAATATAATGCTAGCACCGGTAGGTACAGAACTTATCTGGTACAATACATTGATACATATAGGATATACTGATGCCGAAGCAAGGGCCTTCATCGCTGGTCCTGCCTATACTGCCTGGTGGTTGATGGGGAATCTGGACGGTTGGGGAGGACCTGTAAGTATTAAATTGGTACAACAACAGGCTGATCTCCAGAGAAAGATTCTAAAACGGATGAGTGAGCTGGGAATAGAACCTATATTGCAAGGGTTCTATGGTATGGTGCCCCAATCCTTGAAAGAAAAAATCCCCACAGCTAAACTTATAGACCAGGGGAAATGGGTAGCATTCAGGCGGCCAATTATTTTAGATCCTACTACTGACACCTTTGCAAGAATTGCCGATATCTACTATAATGAAATAAAAAAGCTTTATGGTGATCGTGTTCATTATTTTGGTGGCGAGCCCTTTCATGAAGGGGGAAGTACAGGAGGTATTAATATAAAAAAGGCTGCAGAAGATATTCAGTCTGCTATGCTTAAGAATTATCCGAACAGTACATGGGTGTTACAAGGGTGGCAGAATAACCCTTCGAATGAATTATTAAGTGGCTTAAATAAAGAAAATACATTAATTATTGAACTCTTCGGCGAAAATACCAATAATTGGGAAAAACGCAAAACTTATAATGGGACAGATTTTATATGGTCTAATGTGAGTAATTTTGGTGATAAAAGTGGTTTGTATGGTAAGTTGCAACGTTTTATTGATGAGCCTTTTAGAATTAAAGATAGTGAATTTAGCAAAAATCTTAAAGGTGTTGGGATAATTCCGGAGGGTATTTATAATAATCCAGTAGCCTATGATCTTATGTTGGATTTGGCTTGGTATGAGACAAAACCTGATCTCAATATTTGGTTGAAACATTATACAGAATACCGTTACGGGAAATACAATCAGTTTATTTTTGAAGCTTGGAAAGAGTTTGCACAGACAATATATAGTAGCCCCAATGTCAATCAGGAAGGTCCGTCAGAGAGCATCTATTGTGCCCGCCCGTCACTGGAGATTGAATCGGTATCTTCATGGGGAACCCGAACAAGAAATTATGATCAGCAACGTTTTAAAAAGGCCGTACAGCTTTTCCTTCGGGCAGACCGGGAATTTATGAATTCAGAGACCTATTTTACTGATAAAGTAGACTTTCTTAGACAGGTGTTGGCGAACAAAGGGCAAGAAACTTATGATGACCTGCTGAAATCAATCAACGAAAAAAATCCTCAAAAAATAAAACAGGCAGGAAACAAATTTTTGCAAATGATTATTATGCAGGATCAATTAACAGGGAATAGTAGGTATTTTACACTAAATCGTTGGTTAAAACAGGCTTGTGATTTTGGGAAGTCGCTGGCGGATGATACTGAAAATATATTGTATAATGCTAAATCACAGATTACCTTTTGGGGACCAGAGAATAGTCCTGAAACACCTTTGCGTGATTATGCTCACAAAGAATGGAATGGATTATTGGGATCTCTGTACTTCCAACGTTGGAAGTTATTTATTGATGATGCGATAAAGGGGCAAATAACTGCTCCGGAAACTTTTTACCAGATGGAAGTAAAATGGGCTAAAAAGAAAGAAATGTATCCAGCTGTGAACTCTAAATCTAGTGAATTGAGTGAGCTTCAAAATAAAATTATGAAATAA
- a CDS encoding ArsC/Spx/MgsR family protein: MLVKVLHNGNCSKSNAVLEYLDENGVPFEIINIMDDPLSVLEIKTVLKKLNQSVFHIIRKTDKLYVEQYADKNFSEDEWIKILSENPSLIQRPILIKGSVAMLGRPIENVKFFIEK; the protein is encoded by the coding sequence ATGCTAGTTAAGGTTTTACATAACGGGAACTGTTCGAAATCAAATGCTGTACTGGAGTACCTGGATGAAAATGGGGTACCTTTTGAGATTATCAATATCATGGATGATCCGTTAAGCGTTTTGGAGATTAAAACGGTATTGAAGAAACTTAATCAAAGCGTTTTCCATATCATTCGCAAAACAGATAAACTGTATGTGGAACAATATGCAGATAAGAACTTTTCCGAAGATGAATGGATCAAAATACTGTCTGAAAATCCGTCACTGATACAAAGACCTATTTTGATAAAAGGTTCAGTAGCGATGCTGGGAAGACCTATTGAAAATGTGAAATTCTTTATTGAGAAATAA
- a CDS encoding glutaminyl-peptide cyclotransferase, producing the protein MKKNIIAGFAAILLLASCNNDKEILNTLNNYNNSMEAKGYHFGDKLELPKEVTDHAESVTISFGDKETSNLVIDPKFFTLGDNAVTFNVKTKGGEVLNQDATINVFAKTPEKNISYQIVAEYPHDPKNFVQGFQVEGNTIYESDGQNGSSQILKYTLGTTTPLASTKQAPEDFSEGSTIVGDKVYQLTWQSKKGYVYDKSSLKLLSEFAYPNVLGEGWGLTYDGKNLIASDGSKLLYFLDPANPSKLIKYIAVAGSSQAYDQLNELEYHNGFIYANVWQKPIILKINPATGEVVGTFDFTDIAKQNTKGSDDVLNGIAFKGENMLVTGKNWSKIYEVVIK; encoded by the coding sequence ATGAAAAAAAATATAATAGCGGGTTTCGCAGCGATTTTATTACTGGCATCTTGTAATAACGATAAAGAGATTCTTAATACCTTAAACAATTATAATAATTCAATGGAAGCAAAAGGATATCACTTTGGTGATAAACTTGAACTTCCAAAAGAGGTGACAGATCATGCAGAAAGCGTTACCATCAGCTTTGGAGATAAAGAAACGTCTAATTTAGTGATTGATCCTAAATTCTTTACCTTAGGAGACAATGCCGTGACTTTCAATGTTAAGACCAAAGGCGGGGAAGTATTAAACCAGGATGCAACGATCAATGTATTTGCCAAAACTCCGGAAAAAAATATTTCCTATCAGATTGTAGCGGAATATCCCCACGATCCTAAAAACTTTGTGCAGGGCTTTCAGGTCGAAGGAAATACAATCTATGAAAGTGACGGTCAAAACGGATCTTCACAGATCTTAAAATATACGCTGGGAACTACCACACCCCTTGCTTCTACCAAACAGGCTCCGGAAGATTTTTCTGAAGGAAGTACCATCGTGGGAGATAAGGTATACCAGCTGACATGGCAGAGCAAAAAAGGATATGTTTATGATAAAAGCTCTTTAAAACTGCTTTCAGAATTTGCTTATCCAAATGTACTGGGTGAAGGATGGGGACTTACTTATGACGGGAAAAACCTGATTGCATCAGACGGAAGCAAACTCCTTTATTTCCTTGATCCGGCCAATCCTTCAAAACTGATCAAATATATTGCTGTGGCAGGAAGCTCCCAGGCTTATGATCAGTTGAATGAACTTGAATACCACAATGGATTTATCTATGCCAATGTATGGCAGAAACCAATCATCTTAAAGATCAATCCGGCAACCGGAGAAGTGGTGGGAACGTTTGACTTTACAGATATTGCTAAACAAAATACCAAAGGAAGTGATGACGTATTGAACGGAATTGCTTTTAAAGGAGAAAATATGCTGGTGACCGGGAAAAACTGGTCAAAGATTTATGAAGTTGTTATTAAGTAA